The following coding sequences lie in one Chryseobacterium shigense genomic window:
- a CDS encoding DUF3667 domain-containing protein: protein MSHGKIREDKTCLNCGHTVEERFCPHCGQENIESRQPFYFLFTHFIEDFTHYDGQFWQTIKYLLINPGKLTKEYLSGKRQLYVAPVKLYIFISFITFLLPGFLPESKNAEPKSEKTRIEKAEDKKKTQERVLDKLEKKGYISYHVSNEVKKGMDTIKAKDSIRDAFARSEDIIENTLSAKESSILNAYNMKQYDSIQAKDKTGIYQLGRPFAQKVFSLKEEGFTKEQIGDKYKETLIHAIPKALFIYLPVFAFFLWIFHNKKKWWYFDHGIFTLHYFSFLLLSTLFFIILIRIFDATPNYSIINLIFGLLFTALFFYASIYFFVAHHRVYENSKRISIFKGMSLFIINSIGITLMLLILMYVSFIMMH from the coding sequence ATGAGCCACGGAAAAATCAGAGAAGATAAAACCTGCCTGAACTGCGGGCATACTGTAGAAGAAAGATTCTGCCCCCATTGCGGACAGGAAAATATCGAAAGCCGCCAGCCATTTTATTTTCTCTTCACTCATTTCATTGAAGATTTCACCCATTATGACGGGCAGTTCTGGCAGACTATCAAGTATTTACTCATCAATCCGGGAAAGCTCACCAAGGAATATCTTTCCGGAAAGAGGCAACTTTATGTGGCACCTGTAAAGCTATACATCTTCATCAGTTTTATTACATTCCTGCTTCCCGGCTTTTTACCGGAGTCTAAAAATGCTGAGCCAAAATCAGAAAAAACAAGAATTGAAAAGGCTGAGGACAAGAAAAAAACGCAGGAAAGAGTCCTGGACAAATTGGAAAAAAAAGGGTACATATCCTATCATGTTTCAAATGAGGTAAAAAAAGGAATGGATACCATAAAGGCAAAAGACTCCATACGCGATGCCTTTGCAAGAAGCGAAGATATTATAGAAAATACATTAAGCGCTAAAGAATCTTCAATCCTTAATGCCTATAATATGAAGCAGTATGATTCAATTCAGGCCAAAGATAAAACCGGAATTTACCAATTGGGGAGACCCTTTGCCCAAAAAGTTTTTAGCTTAAAGGAAGAGGGATTCACCAAAGAACAGATTGGAGATAAATACAAAGAAACTTTAATCCATGCCATTCCGAAAGCACTCTTTATTTACCTTCCTGTATTTGCTTTCTTCTTATGGATATTCCATAATAAAAAGAAGTGGTGGTACTTTGATCACGGTATATTTACCCTTCACTATTTTTCTTTTTTGCTGCTTTCCACTCTTTTTTTTATTATTCTTATCAGAATTTTTGATGCTACTCCTAATTATAGTATTATCAACCTGATATTTGGGCTTTTGTTTACTGCATTATTCTTCTATGCCTCCATTTACTTTTTTGTAGCGCATCACAGGGTTTATGAAAACAGTAAAAGAATAAGTATTTTTAAAGGAATGAGTTTATTTATAATCAATTCTATAGGAATTACGTTAATGCTTTTGATATTGATGTATGTAAGTTTTATAATGATGCATTAA
- the rplM gene encoding 50S ribosomal protein L13: protein MNTLSYKTVSANKATANKEWVVVDAEGQPLGRLASTVAKILRGKHKTNFTPHVDCGDNVIVLNAGKITLSGNKWADKTYIWHTGYPGGQKSMTAAELQKKDSLKVLEKSVKGMLPKNRLGSALLKNLYLYEGTEHKHEAQQPKTINVNEFK, encoded by the coding sequence GTGAATACATTAAGTTACAAAACTGTTTCAGCGAACAAAGCTACTGCTAATAAAGAATGGGTTGTGGTAGACGCTGAAGGACAGCCGTTAGGAAGACTAGCTTCTACGGTTGCAAAGATTTTGAGAGGTAAGCACAAAACGAACTTTACACCTCACGTAGATTGTGGTGATAACGTAATCGTTTTGAATGCTGGGAAAATTACACTTTCCGGAAACAAGTGGGCTGATAAGACTTACATCTGGCATACAGGTTACCCTGGTGGACAGAAGTCTATGACTGCGGCTGAACTTCAAAAGAAAGATTCTTTAAAAGTATTGGAAAAATCTGTAAAAGGTATGTTGCCAAAAAACAGATTAGGATCAGCTTTATTGAAGAACCTTTATTTATATGAAGGAACTGAGCACAAACATGAAGCTCAACAGCCTAAAACAATTAATGTTAACGAATTTAAATAA
- the rpsI gene encoding 30S ribosomal protein S9, translating to MSIVHKIGRRKTSVARVYVKPGSGNITVNGKDAKEYFSTDVMVYKLNQPFILSETVGQYDVTVNVFGGGNTGQAEAIRLGISRALCEINAEFRLALKPAGLLTRDARMVERKKPGQKKARKRFQFSKR from the coding sequence ATGTCTATAGTTCACAAAATCGGAAGAAGAAAAACTTCTGTAGCTAGAGTTTATGTAAAGCCAGGTTCTGGAAACATTACAGTAAACGGTAAAGATGCTAAAGAATATTTCTCTACAGACGTGATGGTTTACAAATTAAACCAACCGTTCATCCTTTCTGAGACTGTTGGTCAGTATGACGTTACCGTAAATGTTTTCGGTGGTGGTAATACAGGTCAGGCAGAAGCTATCAGATTAGGTATTTCAAGAGCTTTATGCGAAATCAATGCTGAATTCAGATTAGCTTTGAAACCAGCTGGTTTACTTACAAGAGACGCAAGAATGGTGGAAAGAAAGAAGCCAGGTCAGAAAAAAGCAAGAAAGAGATTCCAATTCTCAAAACGTTAA
- the rpsB gene encoding 30S ribosomal protein S2 translates to MAKANVKDLLEAGVHFGHMTRKWNPNMAPYIFMEKNGIHIVDLHKTAVKLDEACSALEKLTSAGKKVLFVATKKQAKEVVAKHAAELNMPYITERWPGGMLTNFVTIRKAVKKMNHIDKMKKDGTFETLSKKERLQVDRQRANLEKNLGSISDMVRLPSAIFVVDIMREHIAVTEAKKLGIPVFGIVDTNSDPRKVDFVIPGNDDASKSIDMILNIVSDSIKEGQSQRKADKEKSKEEGEKVSADTDADFDAE, encoded by the coding sequence ATGGCAAAAGCAAATGTAAAAGACCTTTTAGAGGCTGGCGTACACTTCGGTCACATGACCAGAAAGTGGAACCCAAATATGGCTCCATACATTTTTATGGAGAAAAACGGTATTCACATTGTAGACTTACATAAAACAGCAGTTAAACTGGATGAAGCGTGCAGCGCTTTGGAAAAATTAACTTCTGCAGGTAAAAAAGTTCTTTTCGTAGCTACTAAAAAGCAGGCGAAAGAAGTAGTTGCTAAGCACGCTGCTGAACTTAATATGCCTTATATTACAGAAAGATGGCCTGGAGGTATGCTAACGAACTTCGTTACAATCAGAAAGGCTGTAAAGAAAATGAACCATATCGACAAAATGAAAAAAGACGGTACGTTCGAAACTTTATCTAAAAAAGAAAGATTACAGGTAGACAGACAAAGAGCTAACTTAGAGAAAAACTTAGGTTCTATCTCTGACATGGTTCGTCTTCCTTCTGCAATCTTCGTTGTAGATATTATGAGAGAACATATTGCTGTAACTGAAGCTAAGAAATTAGGTATCCCAGTTTTCGGTATTGTTGATACAAACTCTGATCCAAGAAAAGTAGACTTCGTTATCCCAGGAAACGATGATGCTTCTAAATCTATCGATATGATCTTAAACATCGTTTCTGATTCTATCAAAGAAGGTCAGTCTCAAAGAAAAGCTGATAAAGAAAAATCTAAAGAAGAAGGAGAAAAAGTATCTGCTGATACAGATGCTGATTTCGATGCAGAATAA
- a CDS encoding DUF6759 domain-containing protein: MKKLFAFSGISLILMSCSVNYNNYPVTRTPSIPGTGGSTAMSTEREYAELIKTYKPETADVLNDLLNEDSPTNPRTSISVENKSPCNMVLTVSSSGFFKKIPIGSGKVGYTMVPKNKNYRLSGMLCNSSYEATKYVTTSYAIKISN, from the coding sequence ATGAAAAAGCTGTTTGCTTTCTCCGGAATTTCACTTATTCTCATGAGTTGCAGTGTAAACTACAACAATTATCCTGTAACAAGAACACCTTCTATACCCGGCACAGGAGGAAGTACTGCAATGAGTACGGAAAGAGAATATGCGGAACTTATTAAAACCTATAAGCCTGAAACTGCAGACGTTTTAAATGACCTTCTCAATGAGGACTCTCCTACTAATCCGAGAACTTCTATTTCAGTGGAAAACAAATCCCCCTGCAATATGGTTCTTACTGTAAGCAGCAGTGGCTTCTTTAAAAAAATTCCGATAGGCTCCGGTAAAGTTGGCTATACAATGGTTCCTAAAAACAAAAATTACCGGCTTTCGGGAATGCTCTGTAATTCGTCTTATGAAGCTACAAAGTATGTTACAACCTCTTATGCTATAAAGATCAGCAATTAA
- a CDS encoding DUF6759 domain-containing protein — protein MKKILTTLLFLILASGSASAQKKTKDILKSTNIKEIEEYLKNAHPDDPKKIVLKPKLIALKNSAWTKGAQTAKPMEARPVMTDIPNRFMRNSNSSDAEEFKKLIAETSDQHKDKTVKLLNAMFDEDITGKEAVLLFRNNSDCNLVLRIEGKDFYNLAVPAHGENFVTLNKGSYTLNSNVCDVKYTSQKDIKKSIFVVIENPGTPKSEVNKDAAKAQKEEAPVKSSKKKRSKK, from the coding sequence ATGAAAAAAATTTTAACGACCCTCCTCTTCCTGATCCTTGCTTCAGGTTCTGCTTCTGCGCAGAAAAAAACCAAAGACATTTTAAAAAGCACAAATATCAAGGAAATTGAAGAGTACCTCAAGAATGCGCATCCTGATGACCCTAAAAAGATTGTGCTAAAACCTAAGCTCATTGCCTTAAAGAATTCTGCATGGACAAAAGGTGCCCAAACGGCAAAACCTATGGAGGCAAGGCCAGTAATGACTGATATCCCGAACAGGTTTATGAGGAATTCTAATTCCAGTGATGCGGAAGAATTCAAAAAACTTATTGCCGAAACTTCTGACCAGCACAAAGACAAAACGGTAAAACTTCTGAACGCTATGTTTGATGAAGATATTACGGGAAAAGAAGCTGTACTTTTGTTCAGAAATAACTCGGACTGCAATCTCGTCCTGAGAATTGAAGGAAAAGATTTTTACAACCTGGCAGTGCCGGCTCACGGAGAAAATTTCGTCACCCTCAATAAAGGTTCGTACACCCTGAACAGTAATGTTTGCGATGTAAAATATACCTCTCAAAAAGACATAAAAAAAAGTATATTTGTAGTAATTGAAAATCCGGGCACACCTAAATCTGAGGTAAATAAAGATGCGGCAAAAGCGCAAAAAGAAGAAGCACCGGTAAAATCTTCAAAAAAGAAAAGATCAAAAAAATAA
- the trmB gene encoding tRNA (guanosine(46)-N7)-methyltransferase TrmB, giving the protein MGKNKLARFAENKILPNVIQPTREDALNGFPLKGNWRKDFFKNDHPIVLELGCGKGEYSVGLAKTFPEKNFVGIDIKGARFWFGAKEAVEKGMNNVAFLRTQIELVDHFFAENEVDEIWITFPDPQIKYKRTKHRLTHPDFLERYKKFLKPGGIIHLKTDSEFLHGYTLGYLQGAGYEIITAHHDIYGAPEYDPNTEHLRDIKTYYEELFSAKGKTITYIKFRIS; this is encoded by the coding sequence ATGGGCAAAAATAAATTAGCAAGATTCGCAGAAAACAAGATTTTACCAAACGTAATCCAACCGACAAGAGAAGATGCATTAAACGGTTTTCCACTTAAAGGAAACTGGAGAAAAGATTTCTTTAAGAATGACCATCCAATTGTACTGGAACTGGGTTGTGGAAAAGGAGAATATTCTGTGGGACTTGCAAAAACTTTCCCTGAAAAAAACTTCGTAGGAATAGATATCAAAGGAGCCAGATTCTGGTTCGGAGCTAAAGAAGCTGTGGAAAAAGGAATGAATAATGTAGCATTTCTCAGAACACAGATTGAGCTTGTAGATCATTTTTTTGCAGAAAATGAAGTAGATGAAATCTGGATCACGTTCCCTGATCCTCAGATCAAATACAAACGTACGAAGCACAGGCTTACCCATCCTGACTTTTTAGAACGATACAAAAAATTTTTGAAACCTGGTGGAATTATCCATCTGAAAACGGATTCAGAATTCCTGCATGGCTATACATTAGGCTATCTGCAGGGTGCCGGCTATGAAATTATTACCGCGCACCACGACATTTACGGTGCTCCTGAATATGATCCCAATACGGAGCACCTGAGAGACATAAAAACATATTATGAAGAACTTTTCTCAGCTAAAGGAAAGACTATAACCTATATAAAATTCCGGATAAGCTGA
- a CDS encoding DUF6759 domain-containing protein yields the protein MKKLLLLFVSVLFFNMSAQKRGKDYSNILKSKNIYEINAFLRDAHPDDPRRSVLKPRVMEMMTQYIKEAHPADQKVKDMQEMLALLKRRPSTKISFDEMNAIIKQKQIAKYKAELAAKQSTVVYTPSTSQNTFVVNTTANAAVPNAEAEEFNMLMAENPVEHKNKTVKILNSLFDNDPSSKVSIVLIKNNSDCNIIVRMEGVGTTKYRLAVPAHDDSTIVIDKGQYLFTSLVCGAQYASQKTIEKAIMVTLGSSATP from the coding sequence ATGAAAAAATTACTTTTACTTTTTGTTTCTGTACTATTTTTTAATATGTCTGCCCAGAAAAGAGGGAAAGACTACAGCAATATTTTAAAAAGTAAAAATATCTATGAGATCAATGCGTTTCTCAGAGATGCACACCCTGATGATCCCCGAAGATCTGTTCTGAAGCCCCGGGTAATGGAAATGATGACCCAGTACATCAAAGAGGCACACCCTGCCGACCAGAAAGTAAAAGATATGCAGGAAATGCTTGCCCTTCTGAAAAGAAGGCCTTCCACAAAGATCAGTTTTGATGAGATGAATGCCATCATCAAACAAAAGCAGATTGCCAAATACAAGGCAGAGCTTGCCGCAAAACAATCTACAGTAGTGTATACGCCAAGTACCTCTCAAAATACTTTTGTTGTGAATACAACCGCCAATGCCGCCGTTCCGAATGCGGAAGCAGAAGAGTTTAATATGCTGATGGCTGAAAATCCAGTTGAACACAAGAATAAAACCGTAAAAATATTAAACTCACTGTTTGATAACGATCCAAGCAGTAAAGTAAGTATAGTCCTTATAAAAAATAATTCTGACTGTAATATCATCGTAAGAATGGAAGGGGTAGGAACCACTAAATACAGGCTTGCAGTTCCGGCTCACGATGACAGCACAATTGTTATAGATAAGGGGCAGTACCTTTTCACCAGTCTTGTTTGCGGCGCCCAGTATGCTTCTCAAAAAACAATTGAAAAAGCTATTATGGTTACATTGGGAAGTTCCGCAACACCGTAA
- a CDS encoding T9SS type B sorting domain-containing protein, whose translation MKKILSFLFILFFFTYSFAQLDREHWFAPMMDRSASPNPYQKLYLSTNRTTPFPVNIYSDNVLIGTVTISKNNPQKFDVLRKYIITTLQADMFTPTTKGLYLQAEFPFYANLRFSVFNHAEIITSKGIPSTGKNFYVANAPIAVVNPILNFMASVLATEDNTTVTVSGYKPTVQFSNGTTGVTNPTMTFTLNKGQSYIIDGSGTTNTDGFIGAKITANKPVNVTNGNFNGQYAGNFPSSSDILMDQAVPVERLGSEFALVKGNGSVGSSMEGAIVIATEDNTQIFVNDEIPPLATLNAGQYFIIPNTKYKLQGTSHYNLYLKTSKNAYVYQVLAGDSVSGSEVATGGFNFIPALNCYLPKQINELGFIDENFVHSTANPSGILNIPTKLNLITERGATVTVNGAVPPATTGPFNMTGTNNWVTYGIPNVTGTITVISDKAITAGINAGSNAVGYGGFFAGFPTQPVILRSGGTCAPGIVLTVDPVIYDTYQWYVNGNLIPGATGSSISPTQSGYYTCSVTMGRCGALVTEQVKVLNCTKLTTSMYNVCSSQTITPTFSTSPQTPVPSTVAILTPPTLGTAVIDPVTGAITYTVNNPGTTGTDTFTYTFCGNDPVFPDCETVTVTVNVLALTVTNVTLHACNINGQGTFNLTSANVTNNSPVTITYYPTLADAQTENPGALITSINAYTAPDGTVVYAVVKNNQGCKSIAQITLSLYNLAIVVNNYNGTFCDDNMDGTVTVMLSNITGIVLNNPGYFTNVRYYATLTDANAGNANTLPNNWSYTATTTIYIRVESPDGCAVVVKPLQFSIGARITLLTPAVVTSMCDDDLDGIKTVNLTQFIPQFTADPGVTYTFHGSLADAQNNINALLSTVNVTGTQTYYIRFEKNGVCPEVGSIKITIKTPKKSDILKDQIICPKATTKLDAGPGFEKYLWSTGDTSPSISNVPVGSYWVELTFNGCVYKQFVTVTEAPLPMIASIEINGSTVTVGASGGTPPYEYSLDGVSWQSSNVFNNVPRGSHIVFVRDSKLCDEVSKPFAIINLINTITPNGDGHNDEIDYSALMSNTNLEFRVFDRYGAEIFRGSPSNRYTWDGRMGGRPVPTATYWYFITWTEYGTSTFVKYTSWLLVKHK comes from the coding sequence ATGAAAAAAATTTTATCTTTTTTGTTTATACTTTTCTTTTTCACCTATTCCTTCGCTCAGTTGGACAGGGAACATTGGTTCGCACCAATGATGGATAGAAGTGCAAGCCCCAATCCTTATCAGAAATTATACTTATCTACCAACAGAACAACTCCTTTCCCTGTAAACATTTACAGCGACAATGTTCTTATCGGTACAGTAACCATCAGTAAAAATAATCCCCAGAAATTTGATGTACTCAGAAAATACATTATTACTACCCTTCAGGCAGATATGTTCACTCCTACCACGAAAGGATTATATCTGCAGGCAGAATTCCCTTTTTATGCCAATCTGAGATTTTCCGTATTCAATCATGCGGAGATCATAACTTCGAAAGGTATACCTTCTACAGGAAAAAACTTTTATGTGGCCAATGCACCCATAGCAGTTGTGAATCCCATCTTAAACTTCATGGCCAGCGTTCTTGCCACCGAGGACAATACAACGGTTACAGTAAGCGGTTATAAACCAACAGTACAGTTTTCAAACGGAACTACCGGGGTTACCAATCCCACAATGACTTTTACTCTTAACAAGGGACAATCCTATATTATAGACGGCTCCGGTACCACCAATACTGACGGCTTCATCGGGGCTAAAATTACGGCCAATAAACCTGTGAACGTTACCAATGGAAATTTCAACGGCCAGTATGCTGGAAATTTCCCTTCAAGCTCTGACATCTTAATGGATCAGGCTGTTCCTGTTGAAAGACTTGGAAGCGAGTTTGCCCTCGTAAAGGGAAACGGCAGCGTAGGATCCAGTATGGAAGGAGCCATAGTAATTGCTACCGAAGACAATACCCAGATCTTTGTTAATGATGAAATTCCTCCGCTTGCCACTTTAAATGCAGGCCAATATTTTATCATTCCGAATACAAAATATAAGCTACAGGGAACCTCACATTATAACCTTTACCTTAAAACATCAAAAAATGCCTACGTCTACCAGGTTCTTGCGGGAGATTCCGTTTCAGGAAGTGAAGTAGCAACCGGCGGATTCAATTTTATTCCGGCACTGAACTGCTATCTCCCAAAACAGATCAATGAATTGGGTTTTATTGATGAAAATTTTGTTCATTCCACTGCTAACCCTTCAGGAATTCTTAATATCCCGACAAAGCTGAATCTTATTACGGAAAGGGGCGCCACCGTTACAGTAAACGGAGCTGTTCCACCTGCCACAACGGGTCCATTCAACATGACAGGAACCAACAATTGGGTTACCTACGGCATACCTAATGTAACAGGGACCATCACTGTGATTTCTGACAAAGCAATTACCGCAGGAATTAATGCGGGAAGTAATGCGGTAGGATACGGAGGTTTCTTCGCCGGCTTTCCTACGCAGCCCGTTATTTTAAGATCGGGAGGAACCTGTGCTCCGGGAATTGTACTTACGGTAGATCCTGTAATTTATGACACTTATCAGTGGTATGTGAATGGAAATCTTATTCCGGGGGCTACAGGGTCATCTATCAGCCCTACGCAGTCCGGATATTATACCTGCTCAGTAACTATGGGCAGATGCGGTGCTTTGGTAACGGAACAGGTTAAGGTACTGAACTGTACAAAACTGACGACATCAATGTATAATGTATGCAGCTCACAGACCATAACTCCTACATTCAGCACCTCTCCCCAGACGCCTGTACCTTCTACGGTTGCCATCCTCACCCCTCCTACGTTGGGAACTGCAGTAATTGATCCTGTGACTGGTGCTATCACGTATACAGTCAATAATCCCGGAACTACCGGAACAGATACTTTTACCTATACTTTCTGTGGAAATGATCCCGTTTTTCCGGATTGTGAAACAGTAACTGTCACCGTGAATGTTCTTGCCCTTACCGTGACCAATGTTACATTGCATGCCTGTAATATCAACGGGCAGGGAACCTTTAATCTTACTTCCGCCAATGTAACCAATAACTCACCTGTAACCATTACGTACTACCCTACTTTAGCAGATGCCCAGACAGAAAATCCGGGAGCACTTATTACTTCTATAAATGCTTATACCGCACCGGACGGCACGGTTGTATATGCTGTGGTAAAAAATAATCAGGGTTGTAAAAGTATCGCCCAGATCACCCTTTCATTATACAATCTGGCTATTGTAGTGAATAATTATAATGGGACTTTCTGTGATGACAATATGGACGGAACAGTTACTGTCATGCTATCCAATATAACGGGCATCGTGCTGAATAATCCCGGTTACTTTACCAACGTAAGATATTACGCCACTCTTACCGATGCCAATGCCGGAAATGCCAATACACTCCCTAACAACTGGAGTTATACCGCAACAACCACAATTTACATCAGGGTGGAATCTCCTGATGGCTGCGCTGTAGTTGTGAAGCCTTTACAGTTCAGTATCGGAGCCCGTATTACTTTACTGACACCAGCAGTTGTTACAAGCATGTGTGATGATGATCTTGACGGAATAAAAACAGTAAACCTCACCCAGTTTATTCCACAGTTTACAGCAGATCCCGGTGTAACATATACTTTCCACGGAAGTTTAGCTGATGCTCAAAATAATATTAATGCCCTGTTAAGTACAGTCAACGTTACAGGCACACAAACTTATTATATCAGATTCGAGAAAAATGGTGTCTGCCCTGAGGTAGGATCTATCAAAATCACCATTAAAACCCCTAAAAAATCTGACATTTTAAAAGACCAGATCATCTGTCCAAAAGCTACCACTAAACTGGATGCCGGCCCTGGATTTGAAAAATACCTGTGGAGCACAGGGGATACTTCTCCTTCCATTTCCAATGTTCCTGTGGGTAGTTACTGGGTAGAGCTTACATTCAACGGATGTGTTTACAAACAATTTGTTACCGTTACAGAAGCTCCTCTTCCGATGATTGCTTCTATTGAAATTAACGGATCTACTGTAACTGTTGGAGCAAGTGGCGGAACTCCTCCCTATGAGTACTCTCTGGATGGGGTTAGTTGGCAGAGCTCAAACGTATTCAATAATGTACCGAGAGGAAGTCATATTGTCTTTGTGAGAGACTCCAAACTATGCGATGAAGTCAGTAAGCCGTTTGCCATCATCAATCTGATCAATACTATTACTCCTAATGGTGACGGGCATAATGATGAAATAGACTATTCTGCTTTAATGAGCAATACCAATCTGGAATTTAGAGTATTTGACCGCTACGGAGCCGAAATTTTCAGGGGAAGCCCGAGCAACCGATATACATGGGATGGAAGAATGGGCGGAAGACCTGTACCTACGGCTACTTACTGGTATTTTATCACCTGGACGGAATATGGCACTTCCACTTTTGTAAAATATACGAGCTGGTTGCTGGTAAAGCATAAATAA